In Leptodesmis sichuanensis A121, the following are encoded in one genomic region:
- a CDS encoding peptidoglycan-binding domain-containing protein, giving the protein MRSNSRLTSLFPRDWQPWLVTIVACSLVGLNQTNSALGQSSRSPAKSPPPATSTTPSQTSANRGTGKPFLKLGSQGTEVTEVQALLKLLGYYTGAINGVYEESTANAVFQFQKAAGLSPDGIVGTDTWSRLLPPSPPLSSVTASPQASENPVQPTTPTANSGAFPTPGTATTAKPTAATASTTKPANLENSERTATEIATLPILRLGMKGPAVSGLQERLRALGYLKGGVDGIFGPETQAAVKAAQRVLKLEADGVVGSETWLGLLR; this is encoded by the coding sequence ATGCGTAGCAACTCCAGATTAACCTCTCTGTTCCCCAGGGATTGGCAACCCTGGTTAGTCACGATCGTGGCTTGTAGTCTGGTGGGACTGAATCAAACAAATTCTGCTCTGGGCCAATCATCTCGATCGCCTGCCAAGTCCCCTCCCCCAGCAACTTCCACGACTCCATCCCAAACCTCTGCTAACAGAGGTACAGGCAAGCCCTTTCTCAAGCTAGGCAGCCAGGGCACAGAAGTCACAGAAGTACAAGCCCTGTTGAAGTTACTGGGCTACTACACTGGAGCCATTAACGGAGTCTACGAAGAGAGCACAGCCAACGCCGTTTTTCAATTTCAGAAAGCCGCAGGTTTAAGCCCCGATGGTATTGTTGGAACCGATACCTGGAGTCGGTTATTGCCTCCCTCCCCCCCTCTTAGTTCTGTCACTGCATCCCCCCAAGCTTCAGAGAACCCTGTCCAACCAACCACCCCAACAGCCAACAGTGGAGCTTTTCCAACCCCTGGTACGGCCACGACGGCTAAACCCACTGCAGCAACTGCCTCAACCACTAAACCTGCCAATTTGGAGAATAGTGAACGGACTGCAACAGAGATAGCCACATTACCCATCCTGCGATTAGGCATGAAGGGGCCAGCTGTCTCTGGATTACAGGAACGATTACGAGCTTTGGGATATCTGAAGGGAGGTGTGGATGGCATATTCGGCCCGGAAACGCAAGCGGCAGTAAAAGCAGCCCAACGAGTCCTGAAACTGGAAGCCGATGGAGTGGTTGGATCAGAGACCTGGCTAGGATTACTACGATAA
- a CDS encoding ADP-ribosylglycohydrolase family protein: protein MVLADQLSFWISQRIQTATPSSTQAGWREHTDRFHSFSPKLHHWHPSILSLADLAEWQASPGVDLAIQVAEALIKENDWPLQFTPLDTSRLLASGANNGMLAIATLPIAFFFHDDVLLQQQHLRQTVRSWGGTTSAQDWVAIFGYAIAQAMKERLNPCQFITHLLSYWSGIEPDTGQRSPQVLAGLELLNNLIEQGVAYRTMILKLEQFLPQEESTIALALYCFLYTPDDWHLSVLHAARFLPAHPVLCALTGCLSGAYNSYSSLPLTWKAASLQPASANQSSPSVRISCTDLATHLVASWSGIFDASPYPLSANMLPVASPRISSARWP, encoded by the coding sequence ATGGTGCTCGCTGACCAATTGAGTTTCTGGATCAGCCAACGTATCCAAACTGCCACTCCATCCTCAACCCAGGCTGGCTGGAGAGAACACACCGATCGGTTCCATTCGTTCTCCCCCAAATTGCACCATTGGCATCCCAGCATCCTGTCTTTAGCAGATCTGGCTGAATGGCAGGCTTCACCTGGGGTAGATTTGGCCATTCAGGTGGCAGAAGCTCTAATTAAAGAAAATGACTGGCCGCTGCAGTTCACCCCGTTAGACACAAGTCGGCTGTTAGCGTCTGGAGCAAACAATGGGATGCTGGCGATCGCAACCCTTCCCATTGCTTTTTTCTTTCATGATGATGTATTGCTGCAGCAACAGCATCTGCGGCAAACAGTGCGCTCCTGGGGAGGGACAACCAGCGCACAGGATTGGGTTGCTATTTTTGGCTATGCGATTGCTCAGGCGATGAAAGAAAGGCTCAATCCCTGCCAATTCATCACCCACCTTTTGTCCTACTGGAGTGGCATAGAGCCTGACACAGGGCAACGTTCCCCCCAGGTTCTGGCAGGTTTAGAATTGCTGAACAACCTGATAGAACAGGGAGTCGCTTATAGAACGATGATTTTAAAGTTAGAGCAATTTTTGCCTCAGGAGGAGAGCACGATCGCCCTGGCGTTGTACTGTTTTCTGTACACCCCCGATGACTGGCATCTTTCTGTACTTCATGCTGCCCGATTTTTACCTGCTCATCCCGTATTATGTGCTTTAACTGGCTGCCTATCAGGAGCTTACAACAGCTACAGTAGTTTACCTTTGACCTGGAAGGCTGCTTCCCTGCAACCTGCTTCTGCTAATCAGTCTTCTCCCTCCGTCCGCATCTCCTGTACAGACCTGGCCACTCACCTGGTGGCTTCCTGGTCTGGCATATTTGATGCTTCTCCCTATCCCTTGTCGGCCAATATGCTTCCCGTTGCTTCCCCTCGGATTTCTTCTGCTCGCTGGCCATGA
- a CDS encoding ABC transporter permease: protein MSRWVEEGMGEGTDYRLGLARSRVKLGKFSGWMGLVLAIAGVIAAPVLVVLAGLLTNSTATWNHLAATVLPTYLANSLGLMLGVGVGVIAIGVSTAWLVTMCRFPGRRIFEWALLLPLAAPAYLLAYVYTELLAYYGPVQTALRQWFGWQDMQDYWFPNVRSLGGAIVMLTLTLYPYVYLLARTAFLSQAVCTLEASRSLGCSPWRSFFTIALPLIRPAMTAGLALVLMETLNDFGTVQFFGVDTFTTGIYRTWFGLGDRPAAMQLSALLLLFVLSLIGLERWSRGQARYYQTANTIHQLPGYQLGSWRAIAAFLLCLLPVTVGLLIPGGALLMMALEPATSNSDQDFPTTNLAGSQAQLGSFAAHSITLAVLAAAIAVFLSVLLAYGLRLHPTRRMRLATQVAVMGYAVPGSVIAVGILVPLGALDGAISTAMRSTLGLSTGLLLSGTIAALIYAYLVRFLAVAFSSVEASLTGIKPSLDDAARSLGHSPLATLWRVHAPLLRGGVLTAAMLVFVDVMKELPATLIIRPFNFDTLAIRVYNLASDERLAEAALPALLIILTGLIPVMLLSWQIARSRHTL, encoded by the coding sequence GTGAGTAGGTGGGTGGAAGAGGGAATGGGTGAAGGGACAGATTACAGGTTAGGATTGGCACGATCGCGGGTGAAGCTAGGGAAATTCAGTGGATGGATGGGGTTGGTGCTGGCGATCGCGGGGGTGATTGCGGCTCCGGTGTTGGTGGTATTGGCAGGGTTATTGACAAACTCTACAGCTACCTGGAATCATCTGGCAGCGACGGTACTGCCAACTTATCTGGCGAACTCTTTGGGGTTAATGCTAGGAGTCGGGGTTGGGGTCATTGCGATCGGGGTGAGTACGGCCTGGTTGGTAACGATGTGCCGCTTTCCTGGTCGGCGCATATTTGAGTGGGCCTTATTGTTGCCCCTGGCGGCTCCGGCTTATTTACTGGCCTACGTCTATACGGAGTTGCTGGCGTATTATGGGCCAGTACAAACCGCTCTCCGTCAATGGTTTGGCTGGCAGGATATGCAGGATTATTGGTTTCCCAATGTGCGATCGCTGGGGGGTGCGATCGTCATGTTGACCTTAACCCTGTACCCCTACGTCTACTTGCTGGCCCGAACGGCTTTTCTATCGCAGGCCGTATGCACTTTGGAAGCAAGCCGCAGTCTGGGTTGTAGCCCGTGGCGGAGTTTTTTCACCATTGCCTTACCGTTGATTCGGCCTGCCATGACAGCAGGATTGGCGCTGGTCTTAATGGAAACCCTGAATGACTTTGGCACGGTGCAGTTTTTTGGCGTGGATACCTTCACCACAGGCATCTACCGTACCTGGTTTGGGTTAGGAGACCGGCCAGCCGCGATGCAACTCTCTGCTCTGCTGCTGTTATTTGTGTTGAGTCTGATTGGTCTGGAACGGTGGTCACGGGGGCAGGCCCGGTATTATCAGACAGCCAATACCATTCATCAGCTACCGGGTTACCAATTGGGTTCCTGGCGAGCGATCGCCGCTTTTCTGCTCTGCTTGCTGCCCGTCACTGTGGGATTGCTGATTCCAGGAGGAGCGTTATTGATGATGGCCCTGGAACCTGCTACATCCAACTCAGATCAAGATTTTCCGACCACCAACCTGGCAGGCTCTCAAGCTCAGTTAGGGAGTTTTGCGGCTCACAGTATCACTCTGGCGGTGTTGGCGGCGGCGATCGCGGTGTTCCTATCGGTGCTGTTAGCTTATGGTTTGCGGTTGCATCCCACGCGGAGAATGCGGTTAGCGACTCAGGTAGCGGTGATGGGGTATGCCGTCCCCGGATCGGTGATTGCCGTGGGGATTTTAGTGCCGTTAGGCGCGTTGGATGGAGCAATCAGTACAGCAATGCGATCGACCTTGGGCCTTTCCACCGGATTGTTGCTAAGTGGGACGATCGCCGCCCTGATTTATGCCTATCTCGTCCGCTTTCTGGCTGTGGCTTTTAGCAGTGTAGAAGCCAGTCTCACGGGAATTAAACCCAGTCTAGATGATGCCGCTCGCAGTTTGGGTCATAGTCCACTGGCAACTTTATGGCGGGTTCATGCGCCGCTATTGAGGGGAGGGGTGTTGACAGCAGCCATGCTGGTATTTGTAGATGTCATGAAGGAACTTCCTGCCACGCTGATCATTCGTCCATTTAATTTCGATACATTGGCGATTCGGGTTTACAACCTGGCCTCTGATGAACGACTCGCTGAAGCGGCTCTACCAGCCTTGCTGATTATTCTGACAGGGCTAATTCCAGTGATGCTTCTGAGTTGGCAAATTGCGCGATCGCGCCATACCCTCTAA
- a CDS encoding peroxiredoxin: MSLHLGDTVPNFTQQSSEGEINFYDWAGDSWVVLFSHPADYTPVCTTELGEVAKLKPEFDKRNVKVIALSVDDADSHAGWIGDINETQNVTVNYPILADADKKVSDLYDMIHPNANAQVTVRTVFVIDPQKKLRLTITYPPSTGRNFEEILRVIDSLQLTDKYSVATPVNWKDGDDCVVVPSIPTEEAKQKFPKGVTEIKPYLRMTPQPNK, translated from the coding sequence ATGTCTCTTCACCTTGGTGATACCGTTCCAAACTTTACTCAACAGTCTTCCGAAGGCGAAATTAATTTTTATGATTGGGCAGGTGATAGCTGGGTTGTGTTGTTTTCTCACCCGGCTGACTATACTCCTGTTTGCACTACTGAACTGGGTGAAGTAGCAAAGCTCAAACCAGAGTTTGACAAGCGCAACGTTAAAGTGATTGCCCTCAGTGTTGATGATGCAGATTCTCATGCAGGCTGGATTGGTGACATTAACGAAACTCAGAATGTAACGGTCAACTATCCAATCCTGGCAGATGCAGACAAGAAGGTATCGGATCTCTATGACATGATCCATCCCAATGCCAATGCACAAGTGACGGTTCGCACCGTGTTTGTGATCGATCCTCAGAAGAAGCTACGGCTGACGATTACCTATCCCCCCAGCACCGGGCGCAACTTTGAAGAAATTCTACGAGTGATTGATTCTCTACAATTAACTGATAAGTATAGTGTCGCTACTCCTGTGAACTGGAAAGATGGAGATGATTGCGTGGTAGTTCCTTCTATTCCTACGGAGGAAGCGAAGCAGAAGTTTCCCAAAGGGGTTACGGAGATCAAGCCTTATCTGCGGATGACTCCTCAACCCAATAAATAA
- a CDS encoding uracil-DNA glycosylase, with protein sequence MSAENQINLFDLSDSGAAADPKVDPDLIPTSATIPIPPGTYHSMEEMKAHCDRCFRCDLGHNRTHAVVGEGNVHAQIMLVGEGPGQTEDETGRPFVGRSGELLDKILASVKLTRERDVFICNVVKCRPPENRTPTTDEAEACKGYLLEQIRMIDPKIILLTGATALKGLLGIKQGITKVRGQWVERDGRFYMPIFHPAYLLRNPSREQGSPKWLMWQDIQAVRKKLDEIQNG encoded by the coding sequence ATGTCTGCTGAAAACCAAATTAACTTGTTCGATTTATCTGACTCTGGAGCCGCTGCTGACCCCAAGGTGGATCCCGATCTGATTCCTACCTCTGCAACCATTCCCATTCCACCTGGGACTTACCACAGCATGGAGGAAATGAAAGCCCATTGCGATCGCTGTTTTCGCTGTGATTTGGGCCATAACCGCACTCATGCCGTGGTTGGCGAAGGCAACGTTCACGCCCAGATCATGCTTGTAGGGGAAGGGCCAGGGCAAACAGAGGATGAAACCGGGCGACCGTTTGTGGGGCGATCGGGGGAATTGCTCGACAAAATTCTGGCTTCAGTAAAGCTGACGCGAGAACGGGATGTGTTCATCTGTAATGTGGTGAAATGCCGTCCTCCCGAAAACCGCACGCCCACTACCGATGAAGCCGAGGCTTGTAAAGGTTATCTGCTGGAACAAATCCGGATGATTGATCCCAAGATCATTTTGTTGACAGGAGCCACAGCTTTAAAAGGACTGTTGGGCATTAAGCAGGGGATCACCAAAGTACGGGGACAATGGGTAGAGCGAGATGGCCGCTTTTATATGCCGATCTTTCACCCCGCCTATTTACTGCGGAACCCTTCCCGTGAGCAGGGCAGTCCCAAATGGCTTATGTGGCAAGATATCCAGGCTGTACGCAAAAAGCTAGATGAAATCCAAAATGGATAG
- a CDS encoding ABC transporter ATP-binding protein, whose amino-acid sequence MGQSEILRLDTVTRQFSKHLSPAVNQVSFTLQAGEILALLGESGCGKTTLLRLIAGFEQPQSGSIELNGQVVAGQGQWVPPEHRDVGMVFQDYALFPHLTVAKNVAFGLTQPRRGGHTRYLPQKLRELVGEAIALVGLQGLEDRYPHQLSGGQQQRVALARALAPRPALILLDEPLSNLDAQVRLRLREEIRTALKATGTSAVFVTHDQEEALSIADRVAVMRHGWIEQLDSPETLYQHPASRFVAEFVTQANFLPAFLKGEVLETEVGSFAIPNGSQIQNPKSKIQNGTRADLMIRQEDLHLEPDDAAPVVIRDRQFLGREHRYCLLTPSGQELHARATHQHLLPVGTRVKLSVAASALQIFPCQD is encoded by the coding sequence ATGGGGCAATCTGAAATTTTGCGTCTGGACACCGTCACCAGACAATTCTCAAAACATCTGTCTCCCGCCGTTAATCAGGTTTCCTTCACCCTGCAAGCGGGAGAGATCCTGGCCTTACTGGGAGAATCGGGCTGTGGTAAAACCACTCTGCTGCGCCTGATTGCCGGATTTGAACAGCCTCAGAGCGGCTCCATTGAGTTAAATGGTCAGGTGGTTGCGGGTCAAGGGCAGTGGGTTCCTCCAGAACATCGGGATGTGGGGATGGTGTTTCAAGACTATGCTCTGTTCCCTCATCTGACCGTCGCCAAAAACGTTGCCTTTGGGCTGACCCAGCCACGCCGGGGTGGTCACACGCGCTATTTGCCACAAAAACTGCGGGAACTGGTCGGGGAGGCGATCGCTCTCGTCGGCTTGCAGGGACTGGAAGACCGCTACCCCCATCAACTATCAGGTGGGCAGCAACAGCGAGTCGCTCTGGCCCGTGCTCTGGCTCCCCGTCCGGCCCTGATTTTACTGGACGAACCCTTGAGTAATCTGGATGCTCAAGTGCGGCTGAGATTACGAGAAGAAATTCGGACAGCCCTGAAAGCCACTGGCACCTCAGCCGTGTTCGTCACCCATGATCAGGAAGAAGCTTTGTCGATCGCCGATCGCGTTGCCGTCATGCGCCACGGTTGGATTGAGCAGTTAGACTCTCCGGAGACTCTTTATCAGCATCCCGCCTCCCGCTTTGTTGCTGAATTTGTGACCCAAGCCAACTTCTTGCCCGCCTTTCTCAAAGGCGAAGTGTTAGAAACCGAAGTCGGCTCCTTTGCAATTCCAAACGGTTCGCAAATCCAAAATCCAAAATCCAAAATCCAAAATGGTACACGCGCCGACTTGATGATTCGCCAGGAAGACCTCCACCTGGAACCCGACGATGCTGCCCCTGTGGTCATTCGCGATCGCCAATTTTTAGGTCGGGAGCATCGCTATTGTTTACTAACGCCCTCCGGACAGGAACTTCATGCTCGTGCCACTCATCAACACTTGTTGCCTGTGGGGACCCGCGTTAAACTTAGCGTGGCAGCATCGGCTTTGCAGATTTTCCCTTGTCAGGATTAA
- a CDS encoding phosphoribosyltransferase, protein MIKVIPLHDAGGIMSPASPSQSFDAKVCFTNRLEAGEKLARAIADELQSRPGETAASVIVYALPRGGLEIAEPIARLLHCPLDVVVAKKITRVENPELAIGAVTADGHILWLSPPRSPSFPEAYELALQRAQKRAQVQWQQLAPYRPSVTPLGRIALIVDDGIATGMTMAAAAQALRAKHPAEIWICVPVAPPDMLRYLRSWCDRVVVLATPSPFYSVSRFYQQFPQVEMEEAIECLQRANSGQEAGTSQNLQG, encoded by the coding sequence ATGATCAAGGTGATCCCACTGCATGATGCTGGGGGAATTATGTCACCTGCTTCACCGTCTCAAAGCTTTGATGCCAAAGTTTGCTTTACAAATCGTCTAGAGGCTGGAGAAAAGCTGGCCAGGGCGATCGCTGATGAACTGCAGTCGCGTCCTGGAGAAACGGCTGCGTCTGTGATTGTCTATGCGCTACCGAGAGGTGGATTGGAGATTGCAGAACCGATCGCCCGCTTACTGCACTGTCCACTGGATGTGGTAGTTGCGAAAAAGATCACCCGGGTGGAAAATCCGGAGCTGGCGATTGGTGCGGTGACTGCAGATGGCCATATCCTGTGGCTGTCCCCGCCGCGATCGCCTAGTTTTCCGGAAGCCTACGAGTTAGCCTTACAGCGTGCTCAAAAACGTGCCCAGGTTCAATGGCAACAGTTGGCCCCTTATCGACCGTCAGTGACTCCTCTGGGACGAATCGCCCTGATTGTTGATGATGGAATTGCCACAGGCATGACCATGGCGGCAGCGGCTCAGGCTTTAAGAGCAAAACACCCAGCGGAGATCTGGATTTGCGTTCCTGTAGCTCCCCCCGATATGTTGAGGTATCTGCGATCCTGGTGCGATCGGGTTGTAGTCCTGGCTACTCCCAGCCCTTTCTACAGCGTCAGCCGCTTCTACCAACAGTTTCCGCAAGTGGAAATGGAAGAGGCGATCGAGTGCTTACAACGGGCAAATAGTGGTCAGGAAGCAGGCACTTCCCAAAATCTCCAAGGCTGA
- a CDS encoding B12-binding domain-containing radical SAM protein → MKALLLWPVMPNSFWSYQETLDMAGIRSTNPPLGLITVAAMLPTDWEIRFVDRNVRFETDEDWDWCDLVLISAMIIQRQDFRELIQKGVALGKKVAVGGPFPTSVPEFALESGAHYLILDEGEHTIPMFLEALERGDETGIFRSAEKPDVTQTPIPRFDLLDLDAYLAITVQFSRGCPFQCEFCDIINLYGRKPRTKTPEQMLKEFERLYEMGWRRYIFVVDDNFIGNKRNAKVFLRELIPWMEQHKYPFKLITEASLNLAEDDELIELMVKAGFVLVFMGIETPDVDSLVGINKLQNTRQSLIDSCHKITKAGLQIMSGFIMGFDGEQPGAGDRIRDFIQDTGIPQGQFSLLQALQNTAMWTRLKQEGRLQDGLGTFHQGAIMNFVPTRPVEEITREYIDAFWEIYEPEPYLKRTFRHFMMMNGWRGKSDRRITRAEWKLFMKLLWRQGVVRSVRFRFWWQMVAIALLKPRLLVEYLATLGIGEHFFNYRYEVRAQLEQQLENLKAMQQKQLEEDIENRERAVPGAIAAELTAQAR, encoded by the coding sequence ATGAAAGCTTTGCTGCTCTGGCCCGTTATGCCGAACTCGTTTTGGTCCTATCAAGAAACGTTGGACATGGCAGGGATTCGCTCTACCAATCCGCCTCTGGGCTTGATTACCGTAGCGGCGATGTTGCCGACCGATTGGGAAATTCGCTTTGTCGATCGCAATGTTCGCTTTGAAACCGATGAGGATTGGGACTGGTGCGACTTAGTCCTGATCTCAGCCATGATTATCCAGCGCCAGGACTTCCGAGAACTGATTCAAAAAGGGGTTGCATTAGGCAAAAAGGTGGCCGTTGGCGGGCCTTTCCCCACTTCCGTTCCTGAATTTGCGCTGGAATCCGGTGCCCATTACCTGATCCTGGACGAAGGAGAACACACCATTCCCATGTTTCTAGAAGCCCTGGAGCGGGGTGATGAAACGGGCATCTTCCGATCGGCTGAAAAACCCGATGTTACCCAAACCCCGATCCCCCGCTTCGACTTACTGGATCTGGATGCTTACCTGGCAATCACCGTCCAATTCTCTCGGGGCTGCCCGTTCCAGTGTGAGTTCTGCGACATTATCAACCTGTACGGTCGCAAGCCTCGTACCAAAACCCCAGAGCAGATGCTGAAGGAATTTGAGCGGCTATATGAGATGGGGTGGCGACGTTACATTTTTGTCGTAGACGATAACTTTATTGGCAACAAACGCAATGCCAAAGTCTTTTTGCGAGAACTGATCCCCTGGATGGAGCAGCACAAATATCCCTTCAAGTTGATCACCGAAGCCTCGCTTAACCTGGCCGAGGATGATGAACTGATTGAACTGATGGTGAAAGCGGGGTTTGTGCTGGTCTTCATGGGCATTGAAACCCCCGATGTAGACAGTCTGGTGGGCATTAACAAACTGCAAAATACGCGCCAATCTCTGATTGATTCCTGCCATAAAATCACTAAAGCAGGACTGCAAATTATGTCTGGCTTCATCATGGGCTTTGACGGCGAGCAACCGGGAGCTGGCGATCGCATCCGAGATTTCATCCAAGATACGGGGATTCCTCAAGGCCAATTCAGTTTGCTGCAAGCCTTACAAAATACCGCCATGTGGACTCGCCTGAAGCAGGAGGGACGCTTACAGGATGGACTGGGCACATTCCACCAGGGAGCGATTATGAACTTTGTGCCTACCCGCCCCGTAGAGGAAATTACCCGCGAATACATTGATGCCTTCTGGGAAATTTATGAACCGGAACCGTACCTGAAGCGCACCTTCCGCCATTTCATGATGATGAACGGCTGGCGGGGTAAGAGCGATCGCCGCATTACCAGAGCCGAGTGGAAACTATTCATGAAATTGCTATGGCGGCAAGGCGTTGTGCGCTCGGTGCGATTCCGCTTCTGGTGGCAAATGGTGGCGATCGCCCTGTTGAAACCCCGCTTGCTGGTGGAATACCTGGCGACTTTGGGGATTGGCGAGCACTTCTTCAACTACCGCTATGAGGTGAGAGCACAACTGGAGCAGCAACTGGAAAATCTCAAGGCGATGCAGCAGAAGCAACTTGAAGAGGATATAGAAAATCGGGAACGTGCGGTTCCTGGAGCGATCGCAGCCGAATTGACCGCTCAGGCTCGCTAA